A genomic region of Oncorhynchus mykiss isolate Arlee chromosome 2, USDA_OmykA_1.1, whole genome shotgun sequence contains the following coding sequences:
- the LOC110485483 gene encoding antizyme inhibitor 1, whose amino-acid sequence MKGLADEPNYSVALLEGATALSDVVENHIYEQTLAEKNAFFVADLGVLMRQHVRWRTHMPQMRPFYAVQANSSLAVIEILAALGTGFICTSKYELELVQGYGVPSEDIIYSGVCKQLSQIKYAAKNGIDFLVCDNEAELRKIARCHPCAKLLLQVATETSSEGDEMGMSFGSKLKDCRHLLESAKEQGLQVVGVRFHIPSSCDDPQAYSHAVSDARCVFDMGEDIGFSMTILDIGGGFNGSETQLKQINSAVRPLLDLYFPASSGVSIMAEPGSYYVSSSFTLAVNIIAKEVGARDLHGNLNEPSPNDEPEFLYYMNDGVYGSFTSKLADNVIPAPALPKSGVSEEPVFASSLWGPSGDELDQVVDQCLLPELSVGDWLIFNNAGAYSLGPPSTFTDSPRPPVYYTISTGDWFEMQDAGITQDISMKNFSLVPYFLHSSQSDEALSVPA is encoded by the exons ATGAAGGGACTAGCTGACGAACCAAACTACTCCGTCGCCCTGCTGGAGGGAGCCACGGCCCTCAGCGATGTGGTTGAGAATCACATTTATGAACAAACACTG GCTGAGAAGAATGCGTTCTTCGTGGCAGACTTGGGGGTCCTTATGAGGCAACATGTTCGCTGGCGAACCCACATGCCCCAGATGCGTCCCTTCTACGCTGTCCAAGCCAACAGCAGCCTGGCTGTCATTGAGATCTTAGCTGCTCTCGGGACTGGCTTCATCTGCACCAGCAAG TATGAGTTGGAGCTTGTGCAGGGCTATGGCGTTCCCTCTGAAGACATTATCTACAGCGGTGTGTGTAAACAACTCTCCCAGATCAAGTATGCCGCTAAGAACGGCATCGACTTCCTGGTGTGTGACAACGAGGCAGAGCTACGCAAGATCGCTCGCTGCCATCCCTGTGCCAA ACTGCTGCTGCAGGTGGCCACAGAGACTTCCAGCGAGGGTGATGAAATGGGCATGTCGTTTGGCTCCAAGCTGAAGGACTGCAGACACCTGCTGGAGAGTGCCAAAGAGCAGGGCCTGCAGGTGGTGGGGGTCAG GTTCCACATTCCCAGCTCCTGTGACGACCCTCAGGCCTACAGCCATGCAGTGTCTGACGCTCGCTGTGTCTTTGACATGGGG GAGGATATTGGCTTCAGTATGACAATCCTGGATATTGGAGGTGGATTCAACGGCTCAGAGACTCAGCTGAAACAG ATTAACAGTGCAGTCAGGCCGTTGTTGGACCTGTACTTCCCTGCATCGTCTGGCGTCTCCATCATGGCAGAGCCTGGCAGTTACTACGTGTCCTCCTCCTTCACCCTGGCTGTCAACATCATCGCTAAGGAAGTAGGCGCCCGGGATCTTCATGGCAATCTCA ATGAACCATCTCCCAACGATGAGCCAGAGTTCCTGTACTACATGAACGATGGGGTGTACGGCTCGTTcactagcaagctagcagacaATGTGATTCCAGCTCCGGCTCTGCCCAAG AGCGGTGTGTCTGAGGAACCGGTGTTTGCCAGCAGTCTGTGGGGTCCGTCGGGTGATGAGCTGGACCAGGTGGTGGATCAGTGTCTGCTGCCAGAGCTCAGTGTGGGAGACTGGCTGATCTTCAACAACGCTGGGGCCTATAGCCTGGGCCCTCCGTCCACTTTCACAGATTCACCCAGACCCCCCGTCTACTACACCATCTCTACTGGAGACTG gtTTGAGATGCAGGATGCTGGTATCACCCAGGACATCAGCATGAAGAACTTCTCTCTGGTCCCCTACTTCCTCCACTCCAGCCAATCAGATGAAGCCCTGTCGGTCCCAGCTTAG